The DNA sequence aaaagaaggaaaagggACATTGGGATTTGCGAAGAGAAGATAAAGTTGAAGTAACGGTGACGCGGGAGCCAGAGAGAAAAGTGCGCCGTGGCTTGGCTGTTGACGCTGAATTCCAGCAGTACAACTAAAGTTCCGTACTTTCGTTGCTAACTGTTTTCCCACATCAATAAAAAGGTGTATAACATGTTACATGGatagaaaataaagttatattattatatttatataatttaaaaacaaatatttttctttaatgtaaaaacataaataactaCATATCTTTGGAAAAATGGTTATATAGCCACTAAAACCTACATAATACTTGTAGAAGTTTAtctaaaataatactaattatgaaatataattgaaaatactttgtttaaaattatataaatcaaaatatatccaaaaattaaatttataaaaatatagctttcattacataaattaacataaggttttataatataaaaaattttaaaatttgaaatacatCTTCtctaaatttcaatatttttttatttccatttacaatataatatgtttcacacgtaatttatttacaaaatcattataattattattattattattattattatatatatatagatagatatatattAACCAcaacaatttaatatatattaactagAACAACAATAACTTGTATTTACATCAACAAAAATTTCACACTACCAACAACAATACTTTCAAACGAACATccaaccaaaaatttaaatacagtaaataactaataatttctTTAACAATATAATTTCATTCTCTTAAAACAAATACAGCACaattaaatgtataatataattaattattttcttaaaatcaactataatgaattttttaattcaaaataaaatataaataatttaatatatatatatatatatatatatatatatatatatatatatcacataataattaaaatatacagtAATAAACTTGTTGTATATTCCGCAAACATTTgctctcaaatatttttcagtaAAACTACaccattaacatttttttttcaattcttacTTCATTTCCTTTTTCTATATCCTAACCATGTGATAACTTCACTAGATGttcataattaataaaagataaactCTATTGAAATCAAATCAGGATCAATTCAATGATGACTTCTTGTTTCTCTCATCACATATCACATTCTTCTCTACTTGATAATTGAATAGTTATTAGATCAGGATAACTTCCAATTAAATTTCTACATCGATGCATACACTATTACAATTCATCGCTAATTATTCTTGAATTAGTATCAGCAAATCTCAATTACATCTCATGTACAAATCATTTCTTAAGTAGTcattcacaaaaataaaataaaaaaacatctaCAATCGACCATCTAACAACTACTTAGGTTCTCATTCACTTTCTCAGCAAATCATCTTCTCGCTAGGCGAAAAGTGCACAAATGTCCACTCGTCCAACGACTCGATGGCTCGCCCAACGAGTGTATCACTAGGATTCTAAGAGGGAAATCCCTCTAAAATTTGCTCAACGATGTGTTCTCAACCAACGACTACAAATTCAGAAAACTTTATGACTTTGGATTCGTTGAGCGAGTAAGTACTCGACTAGCAACTACTAAGTCAGTAAGCCCCTAACCTCTCAACGAATGGATTCTCGCTCAACGACTCCCAAGTCATTAAGCTTCTGACTTCAGATTCACAGAGCGAGCTCACCCTCAATCAACAAGTCTGTATAATTCTGCAGAACATGATTCAACTAGCGAGCTCACTTATTGTCTTGGTTTTTCAATCATAAAGCAAAGGAGAAGAACTTTTAAAAAGAAGTCAGAAAACTCTAGAAAAGTAGTATCTAgataaataatatgttttaaaataatgaaacttatttataacaattatatttatactaaaactttttaatattaaaataattaagtctTATTAtctttaaaccactatcacttctaaaatattttttaagtcttTACAATATTGGTTTAAACAAATATCTccataagttttttatttaaaaaataaaataattctttatataaattaaaattgacttgtatataaattaaaactattaacaaatattttgtcTCGTAAATAAACTTatatgaaagtaaatattatttttttaaaatttaacttaaatttcttaAGTAGTTTGAACTTTGATCCCTCTTTTACTTGTCTTACACGCTGCAATTTCCATAAACAtctattataacaaaaaattgtcCCAACACATAACGGAAAGGTAAACCTAAATCAGGGATTTGACGGAAAACTGTATTCTCTAAGTGAGAATAGGTggatatttttaagtaaaatttatttagatactaaaatatttatagataattGGATGAGTAGGATTTTACCaattttattatctaatttatttaaaaaaattaggttgggttggattgattttttttatattaaattctgTTAAAcctaattcatttttaataggTTGGattaagtgaaaaataaaaaaaaaatattgaaattatcatttttaagtatcaactgaattaaaaaatatcatatttattaattataatttaaggtTTTAATTCGTCTATAacacaaaacataaatataagagtgagtatcaaattatattaaacctGATATCAAATACATGTAAGAGTGAGTTAGTTTGggtttaatacattttaattcaTTCATAAATGAAAGCCAATTCAATCTAATTGAATTAGATTGAGTTAGATGAATCACCATTCATGTATTACAATAGTTAATAAGTGATATTcgatttattaattatatatttatgtaaatatttttctaaaaaacaaTGGTAAAAATAGAGTAATTACCaagtttgaaatttaattttataaatttataaaattaaaattattttgaaagaaaataattttttgaaatttatattttataatgtaacTTATTAAAGAttagaaattaaattcattaatactaatatcttattgttaaatttttatttaaatttatattgtgaAAAAGTAACTCTGGAATAATTTAttcaatgttaaaatatattatttatggaGTTTTGTAAATActcaaaaatatttgttttctaaacTAACAAAATGATAGACACGTGTTGTCATCCTGTAAGCGAACCAGGTAGACTGAAAAACGAAAGGTGTAGAGTGTAAGCATAGATCTCATCTCAACGGCCACCACCGTATACTTAAAGAATTCCAAGCTTTCACatatgttttaataaataattttaaaattgaataaaaaataatattgtattttaaaataatttaccaAGCCTTAAACttaattgtaattataattagtaGTTTTCCTTTATAATTCttcttttacaaaacaaattaagttattcaaattattatgtttagCTCATCTTTTCGAACCTTTATTGCTATTAGGAAAATGTCTAATATTGGTATAAAAGAAAAAcgtttttggataaaatttcaTTGTTCCTGTGAGTGCAAACTTACTCTCCTAAGTCCTCATTCCATTTAATGTCTCATTAATTCCTTGTACGTTTGAATTGGAACAAGTctttttcaaacacattttccCAATGTTTCTCCACCAACACTCCAGAACCCTCAATAATTAAATTCGATTATTGCTTTCCACACTCCAAAATTACTAACTGCATTTCTATCTATATTTACAAAACAGGAAAAAGACTAAAATGCCCTGTTTTACTGTACAGAAAGTTTGTtccaaaaaaacatattttgtaaAACTTGTTTCAAAAGGTATTATATAAATTGTGGAAAATTTATTCCAGAAATCTGAATCTAAAAAGCTTTTtccaaaatattgaaaaaatttaattcaataaatcatatttcaaaattttttgcaaaacttattcaataaaatttccaAAAGATATCATCCAAAAACTACTTTTATTAAGAGTAACgtatcattttaaaattgtcGAAGGTGCGTGAATAAATTATGGGAGTGCAAGAAACAAAAACCCGTATATTATTATACGTGTAAAACTCATTGTTGAGTGATGATACGACGAAGAACTTTAGATTTAAGGGTTTCTTCCTGTACCCCATTGTTTTCTTTCTGTTCCCCAACTTTACTTTTGTTGCCGTTTACATTTGAccctacaaaatatatattaaataaataaattattattatatgtgtgATATGCCATGTATAAAATTCAGAATCCACACAGGATTTCAAATTCCGGTCAAACGTCAATTGTTTTTTCTATTGAATTTTAAAACCCGATTAAACTATACGCATTTATTCTCACCGTGCcgattataaataaatattaaaatatttattgttggtTACCcgtaaataataaatgttattggatattaattatctatattaaattttatcttcaaATATCTACGAAAAATCATCgttaatatttgtttcattcTTCTTCATTTACATCCCTCTCACCCATCCCTCACAtcgttttcttttattttgtattctaaaTTACAtagaatatgttttttttattttacatttcagattaaacaattcaaaataaaaaatttttatttttaattgtataatttaaaatataaaataaaaatgtattttgaattacaaaatctaaaatctaaaatttgtaTTCTATATTAtagaattgaaaatataaaatttatatttcagatTCTACTCGGAatgtaaatgaaaaatatattctagattttataatttgaaatataaaatttatattctaaaattcaTAATGCAATTTTTTATGTTGTAATTCAGACTTTATCGATCtagaatacaaattttatattttaattatgtattttagaatatttttgaattgtgtattatgaaatagaaaatgaaaagaagataaaattagaattttaaagtGTATGAAATGTAAGAAGAAATTATGATTGTACAGAAAGAAATGTcctttagaaaatatttttaatattgaaaaaatatatatttcttatcaattttattttgaaaattttgggtaagaaatatttacaaattctattattaaaagtaatttataagaaattgttattaattttttaaaatatattttgtattatagaAGATTATATAATGCACGTTTCAATATTTCCTTAATATCACAAACAcattatattcaaatattttatacgaTCCCAAAATTAGAGTATTAAGACAAAACTTAGAagtattaatgataataatgatattattattattataataataataataataataataataataataataataatgtgaaaCACTTTACacgataaaaataaacaaattgcaAATTGCAGTACGTGGTTGTCTCGCGGCAACTGTTGTCACATAGTTAAAAATGATTAAGTGCCCACAACAAACCTTAATCAATGATTACCgaaaaatgcaaaatgaaatgaagaaaaacaaaacaaagcaaAGAATTTCATCCGATCTGAAGCTTCCAACAAAACAAagtctttctctctccttctttCATTCACCGTTTTCCATTTTCGCAAGCATTGCAAGGGAATCCAACTGAGagggtgaagaagaagaaggagaaggagaaggggCAACAGCAATGGGGGGTCTTGCATTGGGTTCTGCCTTCGATTCCAAATCTGGGCAGATAATAATGGCTGCTTTGCTTTTGATGATTGTGTCCTTCTATACTGGCACGCTTTTTGGCAACAATGCTCCCCTTTACGTCTCTCAGCTTGATTCTaattctccttcttcttttccCAACAATGTCTCCTCTAACGGTAACCTCTTCAGCAACTCAACTCAGCTACGAAAATCGCTTTTCCAATGCTTCTTCTAAAGCCATATTGccaaattttaaagtttttctaTCTGGGTTTCTCTTGAACTTCCATTAATTTCATGTATCGGTTTTCTTTAAAATGCTTCTGTTTCGAAATTCCCAGATTTAGGAAGTTTTCAGTTCATTAATGTTGGAGCATATTTTAATAGTTATACATATACTCTAGTGAATGAGTGTTAACCCACAGTATGTTAGTTCCACATAGAATCATTTAGGTGCTATCAGATCCAAGTGGGTCCTCTACATATGGTTTGCTTTAAATGGGTGTATGAATTGAATGTACATTCGGCTTGATTGAGTtgcttaaagtttttaattacatttttgtgGGGCATATCACTGAATGTTCTTAACTCTTGCAGGTACTACTAAATTCAGTAACAAAGTTGCTCTGACTTACAGGAAAACCCCTCTTGTAATTCCAGAAACCGGGGTGGATGTGTGCCCTTTGACGTTCAATGAGTATATTCCCTGCCATGATGTTTCCTATGTGGCAACTCTAGCCCCGAGCTTTGATTTTTCTAGAAAAGAAGAACTGGAGAGACACTGTCCTCCTCTTGAAAAGCGCTTATTCTGCTTGGTTCCTCCGccaaaagattataaaatacCTATCGAGTGGCCTCTTAGCAGGGATTATGTTTGGCGAAGCAATGTGAATCATACACATCTTGCAGAAGTCAAAGGAGGCCAAAATTGGGTCCATGAGAAGGACCAGCTCTGGTGGTTTCCTGGCGGTGGTACCCATTTCAAGCATGGGGCCTCTGAGTACATAGAGAGGTAGCTGCCATTGACTTATTTAAGTTCCTTGTGTTCTTTGTCTAAGAACCATATGCTGATCGTAGAAATGTTATTATGATGATTTTGTGGTTACATTGGCGACTGCTGTgatgactttatttttcttccacTATAGCAAATCCATGtgagtaattttttaaaatcaaattgaggATGACTATGTGAAGAGTACATAAAGATACATGTATTGtaatttgataaatttcaaatttatcttaACACTGTCATGAAATATTTGACCATCATATATTGAGTATGTGGAGAGAAGAAGTAAAATATGATGTAttaatctataataaaaaaaaattctcaacatTAATATGTATCTCATTTTATTACTGATGAATCTAGTGCTGTGATCTACAGAGAATTCTCATTTTTAACCCTTTGAAGTTCAGAAGACGATCTATCACGAATAACCATGAACTTTTGTCCTTGTGATTGTGAATTCTGATAAACAAATTTCATGTAGGCTGAAATTCTGAGACTTGTGAAAGAAATGACATTCTAATTTTGTAGTAGTAGACTGAAATTACTGGATTGAATGTCCCAACGAGGATGTGATCACTTTTGGAATGTTGTCCTAGGAGTCGATGAAATGACTAATACTTTAAAGAAACTTTCAGGCTTATGATCTTATATTGCAGATCATTCCACAAGTTAGTCTATGGTATGCAAATTGCAACATTTTCAATGCTGTAGACTTGTTAGAATTTGTGGTTCATTTGGTGTTAATGAAACCGGCAGAAACCAAATTCCTAGAAATTAGATTTAGACTTAACTCAAtcctacaaaatatattattgtattttagttATATCATATGGTTATATCTCTAGCATAATCAAGTCTATCTCTACAATTTAGTAATCTTCACTACCTATGGTTTGATTATGTTGGTTGATGCTCCAAAATAAATGAACATGAGTGGTTGTATGCTGTGAGTAGTTTAACAGTTTTCTGATGATAATTTTTACCACCTTTTTCTGGAACTTGTTCACTGAAGTTGGTGCTCCTGTGGAAAATTTTCTAGCTGAAAAGTGCATGACATAGTTGttatacatttaattttcaTGAATGCAGGCTAGGACATATGATTACCAATGAGACTGGTGATCTGCGTTCTGCTGGGGTAGTTCAAGTTCTGGATGTGGGCTGTGGTGTGGCTAGTTTTTCAGCATATCTTCTTCCATTGGATATACGAACAATGTCCTTTGCCCCCAAGGATGgtcatgaaaatcaaattcaatttgcaTTAGAACGAGGGATTGGTGCAATGATCGCTGCCATGTCCACAAAACAATTACCGTATCCTAGTGAGTCATTTGAAATGATTCACTGTTCACGGTGCAGAATAGACTTCCATGAAAATGGTAATTTGCTTttgttatttatgattttacCTTTAATTCTGCAGATGATACAATAAATGAAGAAGATGCAATGTGTTGTTACCTATACTCCAATGTGAGTTCTATAGCCTTATTTGCAATTCTTCTACATGATCTGCCTCTTGCCAATAGCATAGATGGAGTGAGGTGTATGTATAAAGACCTTTAAATCTTTCAGTTGGCAAAAGGATTTGCAAGTGTCAATAAGTGAGAGGCTAGAATGAGATTATCATTCTTGGTAGGTTTGCTCCCCGTTCTATAGAGTGGAGTCGTCATAAAATAAGGAAAGTACAGTCCTACATGATTAATAAAATTGGTTCCTTTAATAACATAGGGAAAGTGGGATTTTGTATTTAGTTGATTCTCAAAAGGATTGAATCATTTAGTGTGTCTGGAAACAAGTTAAAAATGCAGTTTTCCAagtccaataaaaaaaatgaataaacaaCAACTATCAACTTCTGTCAAGATGTGGCTTTTCACATcaaacatcccatttaaattgTTTCCAAACATCTATATGCATAGACTATTAAAAGGCTTACCCAATGTTCTTATAAATTTGTATCGGAGCTTGCTGCAACTGTCTCAATAAAGAGCTAAGTATGAAGGGGCTGAGAGAAGTGATCTGGATATTGATTCTTAGAGGCAATTTTATGATAAGGACTTAGGTGTGATGGGGTGCCTAAGTCTATCATAATCATTGACATTGTCCTCACTTCTATTGAAGGTGCTGAAAACTTGCCCTATTAGAACTATCCAATActtttgttatgaatttaaaGTGGTTAACTAATAGAATAGTGATAAGTGCCCAAGCACTTGGGGAACCCACCCCTTAAAAGCTAGTTGTCAATGAGCTggaattaaacatttaaatactCCATTGAGCATCCCATACTGTTTATGTGGGACTTAAACTATAATATCCAATCCCCTATCACACCACTACCCTCTAGCCAAGTACCTTGTACTATTATGTAGGACTTTGGCATCCATAATACCCAAGTACTTGTCAAATAGATGCATTTAATACTTCTCAAAACTACGTAAGCTGGTGAGGTTAGCGTTATTTGAATGGACTTTGTCCAATTTAGAGGAAGAGAAATAGAGAGGGAGATAGGATGGAATTTCTCAAGTGAAAAGAATGAACTACACAGTAGTTATGTTTTGTGAAACATTTGCATTCTTCATAGACTAGGTGAGGTGGGAACTATTTCATTGACAGAGGAGTAAGTGAGTGGTATTTCCTAAACAATAATTCCTGTGGAAATTGAGTGCATTTAATGTTTGATCCATGAACTCATTTATCCGATGATTCATGAGGTGAATGTTATTCTGACTGACATTTTTTCTGTTGTGAATCTTCTGCAGATGGGATTTTACTGAATGAGTTGAACCGTCTTCTTCGCTTTAATGGGTACTTTGTTTATTCAGCTCCCCCGGCTTATAAAAAGGATAAAGAGTATCCTGTCATTTGGGATAAATTGATGAATTTGACTACAGCAATGTGTTGGAGACTCATTGCTCGAAAAGTCCAGACTGCAATAtggattaaagaaaataatgagtCATGCCTTTTGCACAATGCAGAGCAAAAGCTTATAAACATCTGTGACCCTGCTGATGATTTCAAACCTTCATGGAATATCCAGCTTAAGAATTGTGTACAAGTAAGAAATTCTAAAACAGATTCTTACAAGCTTCCTCCAAGTCATGAGCGCCATTCAGTGTTCTCTAACAACCTTAACATGATAGGTCTGTCCACTCTCTTTTGTACATGTGCAAGACTCTACTTTCTGGTTTCCATATTTAACATCTTCCTTAATCTTAAATTATACTTTCCTAACCTTTCTACTAGTGATTCCTTGTCTGTCTGCCTGTCCATGTCTCTCTcttatacacacacacacacatgcatgTGCACTCTGAGAGCGTAGATATTCTGGCCACagaattttaataaaaggaCCTTACAGGAAGGTCCTGCTAGTTTCATGGTTTCAATATTCAGGCATATGATTTATTatcaaaaaaattgcattttcaAATGGCTATTAGACTATATTCAGTCTTAGAAAGGCACAATCTGCAGCATATCAGAAATTAGCTTACTAACATCATTTTTGTTGCGTCATGAAAACTTGATCGGTTATACTATCTTAATGTTAGTATTTTGCTAGCTGTGAATAGTTCTGTTCTGGAACTTCAAGTTCAGTGGGAACATAATTAACTTGCATcaatgaaaaaaggaaaaatagatttCAGGTGTAGGATCAACCTAACAAGGAGTGCACCTTACTTTTTCctgaataaatttattatattatcaaacAGACATGTAGTTGAgcattttcccaaattatctatAAATGAAAGTATTCTTGTAATCATTGATGTAAATATTAACAAACATAATAATGTAGACGGAAAACCTCTGGTCTGTGTGCCCTGTATTTGAATGAGATGGTTAATAGTTAATATGTTTGAAATAAAAGGACTAATATTCTTTTACCGTTCAATggaaattatatgttaaaacaAGCATTGCTATGGTGCACTCAATAGCCTCTTTCGGTCTGATATCCCTTGAACCTTTTTAACAACAGGTATAAGTCAGAATGAATTTGGTTCAGATACTCTCTTCTGGCAAGAACAAATTGGTCATTACTGGAGACTGATGAATGTCAAGGAGACAGAAATTCGCAATGTGATGGATATGAATGCCTATTGTGGTGGATTTGCTGTTGCACTAAATAGCTTTCCGGTTTGGGTAATGAATGTAGTTCCTGCAAGCATGAAGAACACCTTATCTGGAATTTATGACCGAGGATTGATTGGAACTTTTCATGATTGGTAAGACTTTTGCTATTGATATCCTAAGTAGCAAACGCTTTCTCAACACCTGTGTTTAGAGACATTATTAGTTGACTGCAGCTAACATGGATTCTGAAACATTAG is a window from the Vigna unguiculata cultivar IT97K-499-35 chromosome 7, ASM411807v1, whole genome shotgun sequence genome containing:
- the LOC114192471 gene encoding probable methyltransferase PMT6, translating into MGGLALGSAFDSKSGQIIMAALLLMIVSFYTGTLFGNNAPLYVSQLDSNSPSSFPNNVSSNGTTKFSNKVALTYRKTPLVIPETGVDVCPLTFNEYIPCHDVSYVATLAPSFDFSRKEELERHCPPLEKRLFCLVPPPKDYKIPIEWPLSRDYVWRSNVNHTHLAEVKGGQNWVHEKDQLWWFPGGGTHFKHGASEYIERLGHMITNETGDLRSAGVVQVLDVGCGVASFSAYLLPLDIRTMSFAPKDGHENQIQFALERGIGAMIAAMSTKQLPYPSESFEMIHCSRCRIDFHENDGILLNELNRLLRFNGYFVYSAPPAYKKDKEYPVIWDKLMNLTTAMCWRLIARKVQTAIWIKENNESCLLHNAEQKLINICDPADDFKPSWNIQLKNCVQVRNSKTDSYKLPPSHERHSVFSNNLNMIGISQNEFGSDTLFWQEQIGHYWRLMNVKETEIRNVMDMNAYCGGFAVALNSFPVWVMNVVPASMKNTLSGIYDRGLIGTFHDWCEPFSSYPRTYDLLHANYLFSHYKTKGEGCLLEDIMLEMDRLIRPLGFVIIRDEEDITSRIQEVAPKFLWDVESKLLENKEKKMEAVLICRKKFWAII